The following DNA comes from Streptomyces globosus.
GAGGCCGTACCGCAGCAGCCTTGTCCGATCTTTCATCTGTACCTCTTGTGGGTGTCAGCGCAGGGCGTCGGTGAGCGCGTCCACGACCCGCTGCTGTTGCGCGGCGGTGATCTGCGGGAAGAGCGGGAGGGAGAGCATCCGCTCCGCGGCGAGTTCGGCGTGCGGGAAGTCCCCCCGGCCGTGGCCCAGGTGCCGGAAGGCGGGGGTGAGGTGGACGGGTGCCGGGTAGTGCACGCCGGCGCCGATGCCCTCCGCGTTCAGCTTCCCGACGACGGCGTCCCGGTCCGCTCCGGTGACGCGGACGACGTACAGGTGCCAGACGTGCACGTTGCCCCCGGCGGTGGCGGGCAGGGTGAGCCGCCCTGACTCCGCGAGGTCGGCGAGGAGCGCGTCGTAGCGTGCGGCGGCGGTACGGCGGGCCTCGTTGCCGGCGGCGAGCCGGGCGAGCTTCGCGCGCAGGACGACGGCCTGGAGGCCGTCCAGGCGGCTGTTGAACCCGGCCACGTCGTGCTGGTACTTGGCGGTGCCGCCGTGGTTGGCGAGGGCCCGCACCAGGTCGGCGGCGTCCGCGTCGTCGGTGACGACGGCGCCGGCGTCCCCGTACGCGCCGAGGTTCTTGCCCGGGTAGAAGCTGGTCGCGGCAATCGTGCCCCGGCCGGGCGGGCGCCCGGCCCGGGTGGCGCCCTGGCACTGGGCGGCGTCCTCGACGATCCGGGCGTGCGCCGGGAGCTGCGCGGCGAGCTCGGCGGCGGGCGCGCACTGGCCGTACAGGTGGACGGGGACGACGGCGCGGGTGGCGGCGCGGACCGCGTCCAGGGCGGCCTGCGGGTCGATCAGCAGGGTGTCGGGCAGGCAGTCGACGAGGACGGGCCGGGCGCCGGTGCGGGCGACGGCGCCAGCGGTGGCGATGAAGGTGTTGGCGGGCAGGACGACCTCGTCGCCGGCGCCCGCTCCGGCGGCCCGCAGGGCCAGTTCCAGGGCGTCGGTGCCGTTGGCGGTGCCGACGCAGTGCGCGACGCCGGTGAAGGCCGCGTACTCGCGCTCGAAGGCGCGGACCTCGTCCCCGCCGATGAAGGCGGTGTCGGCCAGGACGCGGTCGAACCCGGCGCGGACCTCCTCCGCGACCTCGGCGTGGGCGGCCCTGAGGTCGACGAGCGGTATCCGGTTCATGCGTGTGTGCTCCCCATCGGTGTCTGCGGCCCGCGGCCGGTGTGCGGTGCGTGCGGCGGCGGCGACGCCTCGCCGGGTGCGTGCCGCGGTTCCCCGCGGCGCAGCTCGGCGAGGGCCGGGGGGCCGGCGTCGCGGAGTCGGCGGGCCGGGCTGCCGGCCCATACCTCGCCGGGCGGCACGTCGCCGAGGACGGTGCTCCCCATGCCGGTCAGCGACCAGGCGCCGACCGCGGTGTGCTCGCGGACGAGGGCGCCGGCGCCGACGTACGCTCCCCGCCCGATGCGGACGCCGCCGCCGAGGCGGACCCCGGAGGCGAGCGTGGCGAAGTCGGCGACGGTGTCGTCGTGGGTGAGGACGGTGTGCGGCATCACCGCGACGTGGGCGCCGACCCGGACGGCCGCGGTGAGCACGCAGTGTGCGAGCAGGACGGTGCCGGGGCCGGCCGCCGAGGACGCCGAGACGGCGGCCGTCGGGTGGACGACCGTCGCGTACCGGCTGTCGGGCAGCGCGAGGCGCCGTACGAGGCGGGCCCGGACTGCCTGGTCGCGGGGGCTGCCGGCGCAGACGACGACCTGCGCGTCCGGGTGGCCGTGGACGAGGTCGCAGCCGCCGAGGACGGGGGTGCCGTCGACGTCGGTGCCGTGCAGGGCGGGGTCGTCGTCGAGGTGCCCGGCGAGCCGCCACCGCGGGGTGCGGCCGGCGGCGAGGTCGGCGGCGGCCGCGTCGCGGACGGCCTGGGCGGTCTCGCGGGCGAACCCGCCCGCGCCGACGACGAGCAGGTCACCGGTGGCGGGGGCGGTCATCCGCCCGCCTGCGCGTGCAGGACGGCCGCGACGCGGTCCTGCTGTGCGTGCGTCATGGTGTGGAAGAGCGGGAGGATCAGCGAGTTGCGGCTGATCCGCTCGGTGACGGGCAGCGGTGCGGCCGTGTGCCCGGCGTACGCGGGCTCCAGGTGGGCGGCCATGATGCCGCGCCGAGCCGAGATCCCGGCGTCGGCGAGCGCTTCGAGGAGGGCGTCGCGGCCGACGGGGAAGTCCTCGGCGAGCAGGACCCAGTACGACTGGAAGTTGCCCTCGCCGTGGGCGGGGTCGCGGACGGGGCGCAGGCCCGGGATCGGGGCGAGGAGCCGGGCGTAGCGGGCGGCCAGGGCGCGGCGCCGGGCGACGACGGCGTCGAGCCTGCCGAGCTGGACCAGGCCGACCGCGGCCTGGATGTCGGTCATCCGGTAGTTGTAGCCGACTTCCAGGTAGCTCTCGGCGACGGGTCTGCTGCTGGCGTGGCGCTGGGCGGCGGAGACGCTCATGCCGTGTTCGCGGAGCCTGCGCAGGCGCTCGGCCCGGGCTGCGTCGTCGGTGGTGACCATGCCGCCCTCGCCGGTGGTGATCACCTTGCGGGGGTGGAAGGACCAGGCGGCGATCAGGGCGCCCTGCCCCACGGACTTGCCGCCGACGGTGGCGCCGATGCCGCAGGCGGCGTCCTCGACGAGGGCGGTGCCCCAGTCGGCGCACGCGGCGCGCAGGGCGTGGACGTCGGCGGGGACGCCGCCCTGGTGGACGGCGAGGACGGCCTTGGTGCGCGGGGTGCGTACGGCGTCCACGGTCTGCGGGGTCAGGTTGCCGGTGGCTTCCTCGACGTCGGCGAAGACGGGGCGGGCGCCGGTGTAGAGGACCGCGTTGGCGGTGGCGATGAAGGACAGGGAGGGGACGACGACCTCGTCTCCGGGGCCGAGGTCGAGCGCGATGAGCGCCAGGTGCAGGGCGGTGGTGCACGAGCTGACGGCGATGCCGTGTTCGGCGCCGACCCGCTCGGCGAAGGCGCGCTCGAAGTCGGCGACGCGGGGGCCCTGGGCGACCCAGCCGGAGAGGACGGCGTCGGCGGCGGCGCGGGCCTCCTCCTCGCCGAGCCAGGGGACCATGACGGGGATGCGCTCGGGGGCGGTCACCGGCCGGCCTCCGGCCCGTCCTGGGCGGCGGCCGCGGCGGCGCGTTCGGTGCGCCACCAGTCGACGAGGTCCCGCAGGCCGGTGCGCAGGTCGATCGCGGCGGTGAAGCCGAGGCGTTCCGCGGCGCGCGAGGTGTCGGCGAGGCGGCGGGTGACGCCGTTCACGGCGCGGGCCGGGCCGTGCTCGGGGGCGGTGCCTTGGGCGCCCATGGCCTCCAGCAGGCCGGCGGCGAGCTCCAGGAGGCTCGTCTCGGTGCCGCTCGCGATGTTGAACACCTCGTCGGTGAGGTCCGATTCGGCGGCCAGCAGGTTGGCGCGGGCGATGTCCCGGACGTCGACGAAGTCCATGGTCTGCGTGCCGTCGCCGAGGATCAGCGGCGGCTCCCCCGCGGCGATGCGCTCCATCCACCGGATGAGCACCTCGGTGTACAGGCCGTGGATGTCCATGCGGGGGCCGTAGACGTTGAAGTAGCGCAGGGCGACGTAGTCGAGGCCGTACATGGCGTGGAAGCTGCGCAGCATGCCCTCGTTGAAGGCCTTGGCGGCGCCGTAGAAGGTGTCGTTGTTGTACGGGTGGTGGCGCTCGGTGGTGGGGAACTCCTCGGCGAGTCCGTAGACGGAGGCCGAGGAGGAGGCGACGACCTTGGACACGCCGGCGGCCGCGGCGGCCTCCAGGACGTTGAAGGTGCCGTCGACCAGGACCTCGTTGGCCAGGCGCGGCTCCTGCGCGCACTGGGTGATCCTGAGTGCGGCGAGGTGGAAGACCAGGTCGGCGCCCTCGGTCGCCTTGCGCACGGCGGCCGTGTCGCGGATGTCGCCCTCGCGGACGTCGACGACGCCGCTCGGCAGGGCTCGGGCCAGGTTCTCGGTGCGGCCCCGGACGAAGTTGTCGAGGACCACGACGTCGCGTGCCCCGTTGTCCACCAGCAGGTCGACCAGGTGCGAGCCGATGGTGCCCGCTCCTCCGGTGACCAGGATCCTCTTGCCTCGTACGCTGCTCAACGCCCTGCCCCCACTGGTTTCGATCATGTGCCGTGCTGTCCTTGCGGTGTGTGCGGTGCGGTGCCCGCCGTGTTCCGTGCGGCGGCCGTCAGCGGCCGGTGCGCAGGCCGACGACGGCGCCGTGGAACGCGAGGCTGCGGGAGGCCGCTTCGAGGATGTCGAGGACCCGGAGGCCGGCCCGGCCGTCGGTGAGGGCCGGGCGGCGGTGGCGGACGGCGGCGGCGAACTCCTCGACCATGGTGCGCAGGGCCTCCTTCTCGCTGAGGGCGGGGGCCACCATGTCGCCGGTGCGGTAGGAGACGAGTGCGTCGCGGCGCTGGTCCTCGCGGAGTTCCTGCGGGGCGGTGAGGTCGACGCCGCGGTCGTAGACGGCGACGCGCTGCGAGGGGTTGAGGTCGTCCCAGACGAGGGTGCGCTTGGAGCCGCCGACCATGGTGGTGCGGACCTTCACCGGGGACAGCCAGTTGACGTGG
Coding sequences within:
- a CDS encoding DegT/DnrJ/EryC1/StrS family aminotransferase produces the protein MNRIPLVDLRAAHAEVAEEVRAGFDRVLADTAFIGGDEVRAFEREYAAFTGVAHCVGTANGTDALELALRAAGAGAGDEVVLPANTFIATAGAVARTGARPVLVDCLPDTLLIDPQAALDAVRAATRAVVPVHLYGQCAPAAELAAQLPAHARIVEDAAQCQGATRAGRPPGRGTIAATSFYPGKNLGAYGDAGAVVTDDADAADLVRALANHGGTAKYQHDVAGFNSRLDGLQAVVLRAKLARLAAGNEARRTAAARYDALLADLAESGRLTLPATAGGNVHVWHLYVVRVTGADRDAVVGKLNAEGIGAGVHYPAPVHLTPAFRHLGHGRGDFPHAELAAERMLSLPLFPQITAAQQQRVVDALTDALR
- a CDS encoding NeuD/PglB/VioB family sugar acetyltransferase, with the protein product MTAPATGDLLVVGAGGFARETAQAVRDAAAADLAAGRTPRWRLAGHLDDDPALHGTDVDGTPVLGGCDLVHGHPDAQVVVCAGSPRDQAVRARLVRRLALPDSRYATVVHPTAAVSASSAAGPGTVLLAHCVLTAAVRVGAHVAVMPHTVLTHDDTVADFATLASGVRLGGGVRIGRGAYVGAGALVREHTAVGAWSLTGMGSTVLGDVPPGEVWAGSPARRLRDAGPPALAELRRGEPRHAPGEASPPPHAPHTGRGPQTPMGSTHA
- a CDS encoding DegT/DnrJ/EryC1/StrS family aminotransferase, giving the protein MTAPERIPVMVPWLGEEEARAAADAVLSGWVAQGPRVADFERAFAERVGAEHGIAVSSCTTALHLALIALDLGPGDEVVVPSLSFIATANAVLYTGARPVFADVEEATGNLTPQTVDAVRTPRTKAVLAVHQGGVPADVHALRAACADWGTALVEDAACGIGATVGGKSVGQGALIAAWSFHPRKVITTGEGGMVTTDDAARAERLRRLREHGMSVSAAQRHASSRPVAESYLEVGYNYRMTDIQAAVGLVQLGRLDAVVARRRALAARYARLLAPIPGLRPVRDPAHGEGNFQSYWVLLAEDFPVGRDALLEALADAGISARRGIMAAHLEPAYAGHTAAPLPVTERISRNSLILPLFHTMTHAQQDRVAAVLHAQAGG
- a CDS encoding NAD-dependent epimerase/dehydratase family protein is translated as MSSVRGKRILVTGGAGTIGSHLVDLLVDNGARDVVVLDNFVRGRTENLARALPSGVVDVREGDIRDTAAVRKATEGADLVFHLAALRITQCAQEPRLANEVLVDGTFNVLEAAAAAGVSKVVASSSASVYGLAEEFPTTERHHPYNNDTFYGAAKAFNEGMLRSFHAMYGLDYVALRYFNVYGPRMDIHGLYTEVLIRWMERIAAGEPPLILGDGTQTMDFVDVRDIARANLLAAESDLTDEVFNIASGTETSLLELAAGLLEAMGAQGTAPEHGPARAVNGVTRRLADTSRAAERLGFTAAIDLRTGLRDLVDWWRTERAAAAAAQDGPEAGR